A genomic region of Arachis stenosperma cultivar V10309 chromosome 9, arast.V10309.gnm1.PFL2, whole genome shotgun sequence contains the following coding sequences:
- the LOC130947689 gene encoding adenylate isopentenyltransferase, protein MDASFHRRKDKVVVIVGATGSGKSRLSLDLASLSFPFSELINSDKMQVYNGLEITTNKIPIHERKGVPHHLLGDVSPAHGDFSPSDFRRRAGEIISDITSRNKLPIVVGGSNSFVHALLVERFDPGLNVFDGDAEISPELRYECCFLWVDISFNVLRDYLLKRVDDMLDSGMVEELAEFFDRDSPDLELESASRTGLRKAIGVPEFDHFFKLYPPGCHDSLRAGAYEKAVRAIKDNTCQLAKRQIQKIHRLKAAGWDLRRLDATEAFRVLMTSGRDGGANGGDRWSDVWGRDVLEPSVKIVRRFLME, encoded by the coding sequence ATGGACGCATCCTTCCACCGCCGCAAGGACAAGGTCGTCGTCATCGTCGGTGCCACCGGCTCAGGCAAATCCCGTCTCTCTCTCGACCTCGCCTCCCTCTCCTTCCCCTTCTCCGAACTCATCAACTCTGACAAAATGCAAGTCTACAACGGCCTCGAAATCACAACCAACAAGATCCCCATTCACGAGCGCAAAGGCGTCCCTCACCACCTCCTCGGCGACGTATCCCCTGCACACGGCGACTTCTCCCCCTCCGACTTCCGCCGACGCGCCGGAGAAATCATCTCCGATATCACCTCCCGAAATAAGCTCCCCATAGTCGTTGGCGGCTCCAACTCCTTCGTCCACGCACTTCTGGTGGAACGATTCGACCCGGGGTTGAACGTGTTTGATGGGGACGCTGAGATATCGCCGGAGTTGAGGTACGAGTGCTGCTTCCTCTGGGTGGATATATCGTTCAATGTGTTGAGGGATTACTTGTTGAAGCGAGTGGACGACATGCTTGACTCAGGAATGGTGGAAGAGTTAGCTGAGTTCTTCGACCGCGACTCGCCCGATTTAGAACTCGAATCGGCCAGCCGAACCGGTTTGAGAAAAGCCATTGGGGTGCCTGAGTTCGACCACTTTTTTAAATTGTACCCTCCTGGTTGCCACGATTCACTGCGGGCGGGTGCATACGAGAAAGCTGTGAGGGCCATAAAGGATAACACGTGTCAGCTGGCCAAGAGGCAGATACAAAAGATCCACCGGTTAAAAGCTGCCGGGTGGGACCTACGGAGGCTAGATGCCACGGAGGCGTTTCGGGTGCTCATGACGTCAGGGCGTGACGGCGGCGCCAACGGCGGAGATAGGTGGTCCGATGTGTGGGGGAGGGATGTGTTGGAACCAAGCGTGAAGATTGTGAGGCGCTTCTTGATGGAGTAG